In the genome of Streptomyces racemochromogenes, one region contains:
- a CDS encoding SRPBCC family protein has product MAQVEATTERIIEADADTVFDALADYTGTRSKLLPEHFSEYEVREGGDGEGTLVHWKLQATSKRVRDCLLEVTEPTDGQLVEKDRNSSMVTTWTVTPAGEGRSRAVVSTVWNGAGGIGGFFERTFAPKGLGRIYDTVLENLAKEVGA; this is encoded by the coding sequence ATGGCGCAGGTCGAAGCCACCACGGAGCGCATCATCGAGGCCGACGCGGACACCGTGTTCGACGCGCTGGCGGACTACACCGGCACCCGGAGCAAGCTGCTCCCCGAGCACTTCAGCGAGTACGAGGTGCGCGAGGGCGGGGACGGCGAAGGCACCCTGGTCCACTGGAAGCTCCAGGCCACCAGCAAGCGCGTGCGCGACTGCCTGCTCGAGGTCACCGAGCCCACCGACGGCCAGCTCGTGGAGAAGGACCGCAACTCCTCCATGGTCACCACCTGGACCGTGACCCCCGCGGGCGAGGGCCGCTCCCGGGCCGTGGTCAGCACCGTCTGGAACGGCGCCGGCGGCATCGGCGGCTTCTTCGAGCGCACCTTCGCCCCCAAGGGCCTCGGCCGCATCTACGACACCGTCCTCGAGAACCTGGCCAAGGAAGTCGGCGCCTGA
- a CDS encoding TIGR03086 family metal-binding protein, whose translation MPQTLLEWHAAALRLFGERVRAVGASQWDAATPCTEWNVRDLVNHVTGEQLWIPPLVTEGRTVADVGDELSGDLLGDDPPAAWERAAAAGHAAFAAPGALDRTITLSYGPTRGSAYCSELTADCVVHTWDLSRAIGADDRLPADLVEFSIKEVMPYADGLAASGMYAEPLEVPAGADAQTRLLALLGRKG comes from the coding sequence ATGCCCCAGACGCTGCTGGAATGGCACGCCGCCGCGCTGCGGCTCTTCGGGGAGCGCGTGCGCGCCGTCGGGGCCTCCCAGTGGGACGCGGCCACCCCGTGCACCGAGTGGAACGTGCGCGACCTGGTCAACCACGTCACCGGCGAACAGCTGTGGATCCCGCCGCTGGTCACCGAGGGGCGCACGGTCGCGGACGTGGGCGACGAACTCTCCGGCGACCTGCTGGGCGACGACCCGCCGGCCGCCTGGGAGCGGGCCGCGGCCGCCGGGCACGCGGCCTTCGCCGCGCCCGGCGCGCTGGACCGGACGATCACCCTCTCGTACGGGCCCACGCGCGGATCGGCGTACTGCTCGGAGCTGACGGCGGACTGCGTCGTGCACACCTGGGACCTCTCGCGGGCCATCGGCGCGGACGACCGGCTGCCGGCCGACCTCGTCGAGTTCTCCATCAAGGAGGTCATGCCGTACGCCGACGGGCTCGCCGCGAGCGGGATGTACGCGGAGCCGCTGGAGGTTCCGGCCGGCGCGGACGCCCAGACCCGGTTGCTGGCCCTCCTGGGGAGGAAGGGGTGA
- a CDS encoding prolyl oligopeptidase family serine peptidase, with the protein MAAAAVGGPYGSWPSPLTAAHAAAHDGRPEYLGTIGAEVWWTEPRPEEGGRRTLVRRPADGGPARSVLPAPWNVRSRLTEYGGLPWAGAEQPGRGPLVVFVHHADQRLYAYEPDAQGAAARPRPLTPFSAVGGGLRWADPVLRGGEVWCVLEEFTGPGPGDLRRVAAAVPLDGSAAQDRSAVRELTDDRHRFRTGPKLSPDGHRAAWLVWDHPRMPWDGTELELADVHPDGTLGPPRTVLGGPDEAVAQAAWAADGTLLAVSDRTGWWNPYRVDPDGGEPVNLCPREEEFGGALWKPGLTWLAPLPEGTVAVLHGQGSAVLGVLDLDTGDLVDAAGPWTAWQPALAVSGTRVYGVAASPRSAYEVVELDVGTGHARPVGARADDPVDPAYYPEPQSRTFAGPGGRDIHAHVYPPHHPVLRPPDDELPPYVVWAHGGPTEHVPPVLDLHIAYFTSRGIGVVEVNYGGSTGYGRAYRERLREQWGVVDVEDCAAVARALAAEGTADPARLAIRGGSAGGWTAAASLAATDLYACAAVIYPVLDLLGFAAETHDLESHYTDGLAGPPATLPLRCRERSPVARADRIEAPFVLLQGLDDPVCPPAQAERLLAALRGREPAVPHAYLTFEGEGHGFRRADTMVRALEAELSLYVQVFGVERGDVPRLELGTE; encoded by the coding sequence ATGGCGGCCGCCGCCGTCGGAGGCCCCTACGGCAGCTGGCCCTCCCCGCTCACCGCCGCGCACGCCGCCGCGCACGACGGCCGGCCCGAGTACCTGGGCACGATCGGCGCCGAGGTGTGGTGGACCGAACCCCGCCCCGAGGAAGGCGGCCGCCGCACCCTGGTGCGCCGGCCCGCCGACGGCGGCCCCGCCCGGTCGGTACTGCCCGCCCCCTGGAACGTGCGCAGCCGCCTCACCGAGTACGGGGGCCTGCCCTGGGCGGGCGCCGAGCAACCCGGCCGGGGGCCCCTGGTGGTCTTCGTCCACCACGCCGACCAGCGGCTGTACGCGTACGAGCCGGACGCCCAGGGCGCCGCCGCGCGGCCCCGCCCGCTCACCCCCTTCTCCGCCGTCGGCGGCGGCCTGCGCTGGGCCGACCCCGTGCTGCGTGGCGGCGAGGTCTGGTGCGTGCTCGAGGAGTTCACCGGCCCCGGCCCGGGAGACCTGCGCCGGGTCGCGGCCGCCGTACCGCTGGACGGGTCGGCCGCGCAAGACCGGTCCGCCGTACGGGAGCTGACCGACGACCGGCACCGCTTCCGCACCGGGCCGAAGCTCTCCCCCGACGGGCACCGCGCCGCCTGGCTGGTGTGGGACCACCCCCGGATGCCCTGGGACGGCACGGAACTGGAGCTGGCCGACGTACACCCCGACGGGACGCTCGGCCCGCCCCGCACCGTGCTCGGCGGGCCGGACGAGGCCGTCGCCCAAGCGGCGTGGGCGGCCGACGGGACCCTGCTCGCGGTGAGCGACCGCACCGGCTGGTGGAACCCGTACCGGGTCGACCCGGACGGCGGCGAACCGGTCAACCTCTGCCCCCGCGAGGAGGAGTTCGGCGGCGCCCTGTGGAAGCCGGGCCTGACCTGGCTGGCCCCGCTGCCCGAGGGGACGGTGGCCGTACTGCACGGACAGGGCTCCGCGGTCCTCGGCGTCCTCGACCTCGACACCGGCGACCTCGTCGACGCGGCCGGACCCTGGACCGCCTGGCAGCCGGCCCTCGCCGTCAGCGGAACCCGCGTCTACGGGGTCGCCGCCAGCCCGCGCAGCGCCTACGAGGTCGTCGAGCTGGACGTCGGCACCGGGCACGCGCGGCCCGTCGGAGCCCGGGCCGACGACCCCGTGGACCCCGCCTACTACCCGGAGCCGCAGAGCCGCACCTTCGCCGGGCCCGGCGGCCGCGACATCCACGCCCACGTCTACCCGCCGCACCACCCCGTCCTGCGGCCGCCCGACGACGAACTGCCCCCGTACGTGGTGTGGGCGCACGGCGGCCCCACCGAGCACGTCCCGCCCGTACTGGACCTGCACATCGCCTACTTCACCTCGCGCGGCATCGGCGTCGTCGAGGTCAACTACGGCGGCTCCACCGGCTACGGCCGCGCCTACCGCGAGCGGCTGCGCGAACAGTGGGGCGTCGTCGACGTCGAGGACTGCGCCGCCGTCGCCCGGGCCCTGGCCGCCGAGGGCACCGCCGACCCCGCCCGGCTCGCGATCCGCGGCGGCAGCGCCGGCGGCTGGACGGCCGCCGCCTCCCTGGCCGCCACCGACCTGTACGCCTGCGCCGCGGTCATCTACCCGGTGCTCGACCTGCTGGGCTTCGCCGCGGAGACCCACGACCTGGAGTCGCACTACACGGACGGCCTGGCCGGCCCCCCGGCCACCCTGCCCCTGCGCTGCCGAGAACGCTCCCCGGTGGCCCGCGCCGACCGGATCGAAGCCCCCTTCGTCCTGCTCCAGGGCCTCGACGACCCCGTATGCCCGCCCGCGCAGGCCGAACGCCTGCTGGCCGCCCTCCGCGGCCGCGAGCCGGCGGTCCCGCACGCCTACCTCACCTTCGAGGGCGAGGGCCACGGCTTCCGGCGCGCGGACACGATGGTGCGGGCGCTGGAGGCCGAACTGTCCCTGTACGTACAGGTGTTCGGCGTCGAGCGGGGGGACGTGCCGCGGCTGGAGCTGGGTACGGAGTGA
- a CDS encoding GNAT family N-acetyltransferase → MSYSAEYVSTGARVGLRPFRHADGPEFTARVRESRELHRPWLFPPATLEEYEPYAAQRAGSGFLVCELASGDIAGFANVNNIVRGAFQCGALGYGAFAHAAGRGLFGEGFGLLLAHAFAADGLGLHRLEANIQPGNTASIALVRGRGFRLEGLSPEFLYVDGAWRDHERWALTAPS, encoded by the coding sequence ATGTCTTATTCCGCTGAGTACGTCAGTACGGGCGCCCGGGTCGGTCTGCGCCCCTTCCGGCACGCCGACGGCCCCGAGTTCACCGCGCGGGTCCGCGAGAGCCGCGAACTGCACCGGCCCTGGCTGTTCCCGCCCGCGACCCTGGAGGAGTACGAGCCGTACGCGGCCCAGCGGGCGGGGAGCGGGTTCCTGGTCTGTGAGCTGGCCAGCGGGGACATCGCCGGGTTCGCCAACGTCAACAACATCGTCCGCGGCGCCTTCCAGTGCGGGGCGCTCGGTTACGGGGCCTTCGCGCACGCCGCCGGGCGCGGGCTGTTCGGCGAGGGCTTCGGCCTGCTGCTGGCACACGCCTTCGCCGCTGACGGCCTGGGGCTGCACCGCCTGGAGGCCAACATCCAACCGGGCAACACCGCGTCGATCGCTCTGGTGCGGGGGCGGGGCTTCCGGCTGGAGGGGCTCTCGCCGGAGTTCCTGTACGTGGACGGGGCATGGCGGGACCACGAGCGGTGGGCGCTGACCGCCCCCTCGTGA
- a CDS encoding M55 family metallopeptidase, with the protein MKILVSADMEGATGVTWPADVLPGTPQWERCRGMFTSDVNAAVLGFYDGGADRVLINEAHWTMRNLLLEKLDARAEMITGRHKSLSMVEGVQHGDVDGIAFVGYHTGAGSEGVLAHTYLANSITGVWLDGLRAGEGVLNAHVAAEYGVPVILVTGDDLTCDDAAGYAPDARTVAVKDHVSRYAAVCRTPARTAADIRAAATEAVKLAVRHEPVRGGPHTVEVEFDAEHLSMAATVVPGVERSGERRVAYTSETMYEGIRTFKAVTTVVSAAVEEQYG; encoded by the coding sequence ATGAAGATCCTCGTCTCCGCCGACATGGAAGGCGCCACGGGCGTCACCTGGCCCGCCGACGTGCTGCCCGGCACCCCGCAATGGGAGCGCTGCCGGGGCATGTTCACCTCCGACGTCAACGCCGCCGTGCTCGGCTTCTACGACGGCGGCGCCGACCGGGTCCTCATCAACGAGGCCCACTGGACCATGCGCAACCTCCTCCTGGAGAAGCTCGACGCCCGCGCCGAGATGATCACCGGCCGCCACAAGTCCCTCTCCATGGTCGAAGGCGTCCAGCACGGCGACGTCGACGGCATCGCCTTCGTCGGCTACCACACCGGCGCCGGCAGCGAAGGCGTCCTCGCCCACACCTACCTCGCCAACTCCATCACCGGCGTCTGGCTGGACGGCCTGCGCGCCGGCGAGGGCGTCCTGAACGCCCACGTGGCCGCCGAGTACGGGGTCCCCGTCATCCTCGTCACCGGCGACGACCTGACCTGCGACGACGCCGCCGGATACGCGCCCGACGCCCGCACCGTCGCCGTCAAGGACCACGTCTCGCGCTACGCGGCCGTCTGCCGCACGCCCGCCCGCACCGCCGCCGACATCCGCGCCGCCGCCACCGAGGCGGTCAAGCTCGCGGTCCGGCACGAGCCGGTGCGCGGCGGCCCCCACACGGTGGAGGTCGAGTTCGACGCCGAGCACCTGTCGATGGCCGCGACCGTCGTCCCCGGCGTCGAGCGCTCCGGCGAACGCAGGGTCGCGTACACCAGCGAGACGATGTACGAGGGGATCCGGACCTTCAAAGCGGTCACGACGGTCGTCTCGGCGGCCGTGGAGGAGCAGTATGGCTGA
- a CDS encoding aminotransferase class I/II-fold pyridoxal phosphate-dependent enzyme: protein MTEGLAGLWHRPAPEGRGPVRYGPPAPEPGLPVLPELTSVLAAAADRPAPEPPGGGQDLREAACRHWARRGLATAPENVAAGPGAPALLLALLGAYGGDVMLPRPCPAWWTPQVRLLGRRAYHVPTPAECGGVPDPYALLETVRRVRAEGGDPRVLLLSVADDPTATVPPPELVREACEAAEAAGLFVVSDESWRDTVHRPHDTLVLSPAEMLPDRAAVLVDLAGALLPGGWPAAVVRFPGTPGGSWLRARTLDVLTATGALVAGPVAVAAAHALDETDAVAGRAYAAAALHGTVAAAAHRVLLAAGALARPPQAGRHLYADLTPLRAGLARQGVGDAMELEDWLGARLGTATPGGQRFADELGAPRVRLSTGPLLGATPRERLAALGARDPLTLPQVRGALDRLGSVLAGLAD from the coding sequence ATGACGGAAGGGCTCGCCGGGCTCTGGCACCGCCCGGCACCGGAAGGGCGCGGACCCGTCAGGTACGGACCCCCCGCCCCCGAGCCGGGTCTGCCGGTCCTGCCCGAGCTGACCTCCGTGCTCGCCGCCGCCGCGGACCGCCCCGCCCCCGAACCCCCCGGCGGCGGGCAGGACCTGCGCGAGGCCGCCTGCCGCCACTGGGCCCGGCGCGGACTCGCCACCGCCCCCGAGAACGTGGCGGCCGGGCCCGGCGCGCCCGCCCTGCTGCTGGCCCTGCTCGGCGCGTACGGCGGCGACGTCATGCTGCCCCGGCCCTGTCCCGCCTGGTGGACCCCGCAGGTCCGGCTGCTGGGACGCCGGGCCTACCACGTGCCGACCCCGGCGGAGTGCGGGGGCGTACCCGACCCGTACGCCCTGCTCGAGACCGTGCGGCGGGTCCGGGCCGAGGGCGGCGACCCGCGCGTCCTGCTGCTGTCGGTGGCCGACGACCCGACCGCGACCGTGCCGCCGCCCGAGCTGGTGCGCGAGGCCTGCGAGGCGGCCGAGGCCGCCGGGCTGTTCGTGGTCAGCGACGAGAGCTGGCGCGACACCGTGCACCGGCCGCACGACACGCTGGTGCTGAGTCCCGCCGAGATGCTCCCCGACCGGGCCGCCGTCCTCGTCGACCTCGCCGGAGCACTGCTCCCGGGCGGCTGGCCCGCCGCCGTGGTCCGCTTCCCCGGCACCCCGGGCGGCTCCTGGCTGCGCGCCCGCACCCTCGACGTCCTCACCGCCACCGGCGCCCTGGTCGCCGGCCCCGTCGCCGTCGCCGCCGCGCACGCCCTCGACGAGACCGACGCCGTCGCCGGACGCGCCTACGCGGCCGCCGCCCTGCACGGCACGGTGGCCGCCGCCGCGCACCGGGTGCTGCTGGCCGCGGGCGCCCTCGCCCGGCCCCCGCAGGCGGGCCGGCACCTGTACGCCGACCTCACCCCGCTGCGTGCCGGCCTCGCCCGGCAGGGGGTCGGGGACGCCATGGAACTGGAGGACTGGCTCGGAGCCCGGCTGGGCACGGCCACACCCGGCGGACAGCGCTTCGCCGACGAACTGGGCGCCCCGCGCGTACGGCTGTCGACCGGACCGCTGCTGGGAGCCACCCCGCGGGAACGGCTCGCCGCGCTGGGCGCCCGCGACCCGCTGACGCTGCCGCAGGTACGGGGCGCGCTCGACCGGCTCGGGTCGGTGCTCGCCGGACTGGCCGACTGA
- a CDS encoding methyltransferase domain-containing protein → MTDARDAHESALYTHGHHESVLRSHRWRTAANSAAYLIGELRPGMRVLDVGCGPGTITADLAELVSPGGHVTAVDAAADVLEQAAAHAAGRGLSGAVDFATADVHALRFPDDSFDVVHAHQVLQHVGDPVRALREMRRVCRPGGIVAVRDADYAAMTWYPATPGLEEWQSLYRRVARANGGEPDAGRRLLSWARAAGFTDVTASATAWCYATPQEVSWWSSLWADRTTASSYASVATEGGHATPRELTAVAEAWHAWGKAPDAWFSVLNGELLCRA, encoded by the coding sequence ATGACCGACGCCCGCGACGCCCACGAGAGCGCGCTCTACACCCACGGCCACCACGAGTCCGTGCTGCGCTCGCACCGCTGGCGCACCGCCGCCAACTCGGCCGCGTACCTGATCGGCGAACTGCGCCCCGGCATGCGCGTGCTGGACGTGGGCTGCGGCCCGGGCACCATCACCGCGGACCTGGCGGAACTGGTCTCCCCCGGCGGCCACGTCACCGCCGTCGACGCCGCGGCCGACGTACTGGAGCAGGCGGCCGCGCACGCCGCCGGGCGCGGACTGTCCGGAGCGGTCGACTTCGCCACGGCCGACGTCCACGCGCTGCGGTTCCCCGACGACTCCTTCGACGTGGTCCACGCGCACCAGGTGCTGCAGCACGTCGGCGACCCCGTGCGGGCGCTGCGCGAGATGCGCCGGGTGTGCCGGCCCGGCGGGATCGTGGCGGTACGGGACGCCGACTACGCGGCGATGACCTGGTACCCGGCGACGCCGGGCCTGGAGGAGTGGCAGAGCCTGTACCGGCGGGTCGCCCGCGCCAACGGCGGCGAGCCCGACGCCGGGCGCAGGCTGCTGTCGTGGGCGCGGGCGGCCGGCTTCACCGACGTGACGGCCTCCGCGACGGCCTGGTGCTACGCCACGCCGCAGGAGGTGTCCTGGTGGTCCTCGCTGTGGGCAGACCGCACCACCGCCTCCTCCTACGCCTCCGTCGCGACGGAGGGCGGCCACGCCACCCCGCGGGAGCTGACCGCCGTCGCCGAGGCCTGGCACGCCTGGGGGAAGGCCCCCGACGCCTGGTTCTCCGTCCTGAACGGCGAACTGCTGTGCCGCGCCTGA
- a CDS encoding arginase family protein, whose translation MRSLVLLDAPSNLGLRPPAPGTVPGVYKLAGALREQGLLQRLGAREGGVVVPPRYDRGEWKEGDGVFHAEAIAAYTVTLADRIEAHLRAGEFPVVLGGDCSIQLGAALAMRRLGRYGLAAIDGSADFRHPGNEAVNGPVGAAGGEELALSTGRGHRGLSDLEGLGPYLREEDVRLFGLRDADEDLPELRAVGIAAHTVGEIRERGAGAVARAALDGLHPPETAGFWIHLDADVLDPSVMPAVDSPDPGGLLPQELGQLLGELARSPRCVGLNVTIYDPDLDPDARAGALLADLVVGAFA comes from the coding sequence ATGCGAAGCCTCGTACTTCTCGACGCCCCGTCCAACCTCGGCCTGCGGCCGCCCGCCCCCGGGACCGTGCCCGGGGTCTACAAGCTCGCCGGCGCGCTGCGCGAGCAAGGGCTGCTCCAGCGGCTCGGTGCCCGGGAGGGCGGGGTGGTCGTTCCGCCGCGCTACGACCGGGGTGAGTGGAAGGAGGGCGACGGCGTCTTCCACGCCGAGGCCATCGCCGCGTACACCGTGACCCTCGCCGACCGGATCGAAGCGCACCTGCGGGCCGGCGAGTTCCCCGTCGTCCTCGGCGGGGACTGCTCCATCCAGCTCGGCGCCGCCCTCGCGATGCGCCGGCTCGGGCGGTACGGGCTCGCCGCCATCGACGGCTCCGCCGACTTCCGGCACCCCGGCAACGAGGCCGTCAACGGGCCCGTCGGGGCGGCCGGGGGCGAGGAGCTCGCGCTGTCGACGGGGAGGGGGCACAGGGGCCTGAGCGACTTGGAGGGGCTCGGGCCCTATCTGCGGGAGGAGGACGTGCGGCTCTTCGGGCTGCGGGACGCAGACGAGGACCTGCCGGAGCTGCGCGCCGTCGGCATCGCCGCCCACACCGTCGGGGAGATCCGCGAGCGCGGTGCCGGTGCGGTGGCGCGGGCGGCGCTGGACGGGCTGCACCCGCCGGAGACGGCGGGGTTCTGGATCCACCTCGATGCCGACGTGCTCGATCCCTCCGTCATGCCGGCCGTGGACAGCCCGGACCCGGGCGGGCTGCTGCCGCAGGAACTGGGTCAGCTGTTGGGTGAGTTGGCGCGTTCACCGCGGTGCGTCGGGCTCAACGTGACGATCTACGACCCGGATCTGGATCCGGACGCGCGTGCGGGGGCCCTCCTCGCCGACCTCGTCGTGGGGGCCTTTGCGTAA
- a CDS encoding DUF5107 domain-containing protein, with protein MATTVRRAQLILPAAPLGPDNPLPALRAPDGVHELDERSRRGLPRDMARQIGYEPLRSLLPVRIRDGYGRRRTEREFEAVVIENGRLRVTVLPGLGGRIHSLVHLESGRELLYRNPVFQPAHFALNGAWFSGGVEWNIGATGHTALSCSPLHAALVAAPDGGVMVRLWEWERLRDLPFQVDLWLPAESEYLYVGVRVRNPHERPVPVYWWSNIAVPEGSGTRVLAPAEEAWHFGYERALRRIPVPEWEGADRTYPLGSTYPADFFYEVEGGAADRPWIVALDGQGYGLVQASTGLLRGRKLFTWGAGPGGRRWQEWLTEPGTGGYAEIQAGLARTQLEHVRLDAGAEFSWLEAYGPLSADPSAVHGADWAAARGAASAALDAVLPAGALDAAYKAWRGHADTEPGERLADGSGWGALEVLCGGYELPGTPFPESTLGEEQEPWLELWRTGVLPAPEADAPPGPGLVAPHWRDMLETAPADPMTEYHLGVAQWHAGDVAQAVRSWERGLAQAPSRWPLLRCLAAADALAGNTERAADRYEAAFAALAEQGRGGASWAAAEAALGREAMTVLLAARRPAAARAVWDRLRPSLREQGRFRLLAARLLAAEGHVGAARRVFEDGFEIADLREGEETLSEVWAALTDRPLPPEYDFRMRPPQ; from the coding sequence ATGGCCACCACCGTGCGACGTGCCCAGCTGATCCTTCCCGCCGCCCCCTTGGGCCCCGACAACCCGCTGCCCGCGCTGCGCGCCCCCGATGGCGTGCACGAGCTGGACGAGCGCTCGCGGCGGGGACTGCCGCGCGACATGGCGCGGCAGATCGGTTACGAGCCGCTGCGCTCCCTGCTGCCCGTCCGGATCCGCGACGGGTACGGACGGCGGCGCACGGAGCGGGAGTTCGAAGCGGTCGTCATCGAGAACGGGCGGCTGCGCGTCACCGTGCTGCCCGGGCTCGGCGGCCGGATCCACTCGCTCGTCCACCTGGAGAGCGGCCGCGAACTCCTCTACCGCAACCCGGTGTTCCAGCCCGCCCACTTCGCTCTCAACGGGGCCTGGTTCTCCGGCGGCGTCGAGTGGAACATCGGGGCCACCGGGCACACCGCCCTGTCCTGCTCCCCGTTGCACGCCGCGCTGGTCGCGGCGCCCGACGGGGGCGTGATGGTGCGGCTGTGGGAGTGGGAGCGGCTGCGGGACCTGCCGTTCCAGGTGGACCTGTGGCTGCCCGCGGAATCCGAGTACCTGTACGTGGGCGTGCGGGTGCGCAATCCGCACGAGCGGCCCGTCCCCGTGTACTGGTGGTCCAACATCGCCGTTCCCGAGGGCTCCGGGACGAGGGTGCTGGCGCCCGCCGAGGAGGCCTGGCACTTCGGGTACGAGCGGGCGCTGCGGCGGATCCCCGTGCCGGAGTGGGAGGGCGCCGACCGGACGTACCCGCTGGGGAGTACGTATCCCGCCGACTTCTTCTACGAGGTCGAGGGCGGGGCCGCCGACCGGCCCTGGATCGTGGCCCTGGACGGGCAGGGGTACGGGCTGGTGCAGGCCTCCACCGGGCTGCTGCGGGGGCGGAAGCTGTTCACCTGGGGTGCGGGGCCGGGCGGCCGGCGGTGGCAGGAGTGGCTGACGGAGCCCGGTACGGGTGGCTACGCCGAGATCCAGGCCGGGCTGGCCCGGACCCAGCTGGAGCACGTACGGCTGGACGCCGGGGCGGAGTTCAGCTGGCTGGAGGCGTACGGGCCGCTGTCGGCGGATCCCTCGGCGGTGCACGGGGCCGACTGGGCGGCGGCGCGCGGGGCCGCCTCGGCGGCGCTCGACGCGGTACTGCCGGCAGGGGCCCTGGACGCGGCGTACAAGGCCTGGCGCGGGCACGCCGACACCGAACCGGGGGAGCGGCTGGCGGACGGCTCGGGCTGGGGCGCGCTGGAAGTGCTGTGCGGGGGCTACGAGCTGCCCGGCACGCCCTTCCCGGAGTCCACCCTGGGGGAGGAGCAGGAGCCCTGGCTGGAGCTGTGGCGCACCGGGGTGCTGCCGGCCCCGGAAGCGGACGCGCCGCCCGGCCCGGGCCTGGTCGCCCCGCACTGGCGGGACATGCTCGAGACCGCCCCGGCGGACCCGATGACCGAGTACCACCTCGGGGTGGCCCAGTGGCACGCCGGCGACGTCGCCCAGGCGGTGCGCAGCTGGGAGCGGGGGCTGGCCCAGGCGCCGTCGCGCTGGCCGCTGCTGCGCTGCCTGGCGGCCGCCGACGCCCTGGCCGGGAACACGGAGCGGGCCGCCGACCGCTACGAGGCGGCCTTCGCGGCCCTGGCGGAGCAGGGCCGCGGCGGTGCGTCGTGGGCGGCGGCCGAGGCGGCCCTGGGGCGGGAGGCGATGACCGTCCTGCTCGCGGCCCGGCGGCCGGCGGCGGCGCGGGCCGTCTGGGACCGGCTGCGGCCGTCGCTGCGCGAGCAGGGCCGGTTCCGGCTGCTGGCCGCCCGGCTGCTGGCGGCCGAGGGGCACGTGGGCGCGGCCCGGCGGGTCTTCGAGGACGGCTTCGAGATCGCCGACCTGCGGGAGGGCGAGGAGACCCTGTCCGAGGTCTGGGCGGCCCTCACGGACCGCCCGCTGCCCCCGGAGTACGACTTCCGGATGCGCCCGCCGCAGTAG
- a CDS encoding M20/M25/M40 family metallo-hydrolase — protein MADMHRVEGAPRGSAHEEAAAPAGACVDETALAEVVEFTSGLIRIDTTNRGGGDCRERPAAEYAAERLAGAGLEPVLLERTPGRTNVVARIQGTDPCAPALLVHGHLDVVPAEAADWSVDPFSGEVRDGVVWGRGAVDMKNMDAMVLAVVRAWARHGVRPRRDVVIAYTADEEDSAVDGSGFLADEHPHLFEGCTEGLSESGAFTVHPRPGQALYPIAAGERGTAWIKLTAHGTTGHGSKPNRANAVSRLAAAVARIGEYDWPVRLTDTVTACITELAALQGLTVDPRAPGTDLDGLLGKLGPAAALVDATVRNSSNPTMLSAGYKLNVIPGHATAHVDGRTVPGGEAEFTDTLDRLTGPDVHWEFQHREVALQAPVDGRTYGILREAVEHFDPDGHVVPFCMAGGTDAKQFSRLGITGYGYSPLRLPPGFDYWSLFHGVDERVPVDALHFGVRVLDRALRAL, from the coding sequence ATGGCTGACATGCACCGGGTGGAAGGCGCCCCCCGAGGGAGCGCCCACGAAGAAGCCGCGGCCCCCGCGGGGGCCTGCGTCGACGAGACGGCCCTCGCCGAGGTGGTCGAGTTCACCTCCGGCCTGATCCGGATCGACACCACCAACCGCGGCGGCGGCGACTGCCGCGAGCGCCCCGCCGCCGAGTACGCCGCCGAGCGCCTCGCCGGAGCCGGCCTGGAGCCCGTCCTGCTGGAGCGCACCCCCGGCCGCACCAACGTGGTCGCCCGGATCCAGGGCACCGACCCCTGTGCCCCCGCCCTCCTCGTCCACGGCCACCTCGACGTGGTCCCCGCCGAGGCCGCCGACTGGAGCGTCGACCCCTTCTCCGGCGAGGTCCGCGACGGCGTGGTCTGGGGCCGCGGCGCCGTCGACATGAAGAACATGGACGCCATGGTGCTGGCCGTCGTACGCGCCTGGGCCCGCCACGGCGTTCGGCCCCGCCGGGACGTCGTCATCGCCTACACCGCCGACGAGGAGGACAGCGCCGTCGACGGGTCCGGCTTCCTCGCCGACGAGCACCCTCACCTCTTCGAAGGCTGTACGGAGGGCCTGAGCGAGTCCGGGGCCTTCACCGTCCACCCCCGGCCGGGCCAGGCCCTCTACCCCATCGCCGCCGGCGAACGCGGCACCGCCTGGATCAAGCTGACCGCCCACGGCACCACCGGGCACGGCTCCAAACCCAACCGGGCCAACGCCGTCAGCCGGCTCGCCGCCGCCGTCGCCCGCATCGGCGAGTACGACTGGCCGGTCCGCCTCACCGACACCGTCACCGCCTGCATCACCGAACTCGCCGCCCTCCAGGGCCTCACCGTCGACCCCCGCGCCCCCGGCACCGACCTCGACGGCCTCCTCGGCAAGCTCGGCCCGGCCGCCGCCCTCGTCGACGCGACCGTGCGCAACAGCTCCAACCCCACCATGCTGAGCGCCGGTTACAAGCTCAACGTCATCCCCGGTCACGCCACCGCCCACGTCGACGGACGCACCGTCCCCGGCGGCGAGGCCGAGTTCACCGACACCCTCGACCGGCTCACCGGCCCCGACGTGCACTGGGAGTTCCAGCACCGGGAGGTGGCCCTCCAGGCCCCCGTCGACGGACGCACCTACGGCATCCTGCGCGAGGCCGTCGAACACTTCGACCCCGACGGGCACGTCGTCCCCTTCTGCATGGCCGGCGGCACCGACGCCAAACAGTTCTCCCGGCTCGGCATCACCGGCTACGGCTACTCCCCGCTCAGACTTCCGCCGGGCTTCGACTACTGGTCCCTCTTCCACGGCGTGGACGAACGGGTGCCCGTCGACGCCCTCCACTTCGGCGTCCGCGTCCTCGACCGCGCACTGCGGGCCCTGTGA